In the genome of Halococcus agarilyticus, one region contains:
- a CDS encoding DNA-directed RNA polymerase subunit L — translation MDLRVIESEDDELSIEIEGEDHTFMNVLKGALLETSGVIAATYDVNPEQSGGQTDPILTVRTEAGTEPLDAIEAGADRVSEMTTTFRDAFQAA, via the coding sequence ATGGATCTGCGGGTCATCGAGAGCGAGGACGACGAGCTGTCGATCGAGATCGAGGGCGAGGACCACACGTTCATGAACGTGCTCAAGGGCGCACTGCTCGAAACCTCGGGGGTGATCGCCGCGACGTACGACGTGAACCCCGAACAGTCGGGCGGCCAGACCGACCCCATTCTCACTGTCCGAACCGAGGCCGGCACCGAGCCGCTCGACGCGATCGAAGCCGGGGCCGACCGCGTGAGCGAGATGACGACGACGTTCCGCGACGCGTTTCAGGCGGCCTGA
- a CDS encoding rhomboid family intramembrane serine protease, with product MAPWQTLARIAVPLAAAISLVAIYRLDGGEWGERLRARFLAGIPWGTLLTAGGLLGVYLFVQNGLGSWYWPVVLPFRAWSYLYPLGMGVASFAHVGPGHLIGNLVGVCTFGVVAEYAWGHYPAERGASTFSSLRTNPFARVLAVPAAAVAVGLVVAVFSIGPVIGFSGVVFAFAGVALVRYPVTTVLALSAGGVVRLVYRALRNPVVEASAEPSFGTPWWAGIAIQAHAIGLLIGILIGVALCRRRSVRPPPGRLWLGTLLFAVGQSLWAVYWFRGNGEYVLFRAVGAVLVFGLALVVAASVAAPDRLTLPRPDVPRLGRIERLGELGRGGTIRRRAASAGVIALALAVLAAPAVPVNLTTVDAPTEEVFASGAGTGPQPGIDADVAVRDYTVTYTENITNRKVSVFDVSAFGETTQVRASGVIVESDERHVWTTAIQASELAFDGWSVVKLGGLGWSETVAAKRNGWQVVGGGNAYKVYLNGPGEGRQLAYRSAPATAGPVIAGKNVSLAPRQKGFDLVVSRNNETLGSVALPDRGNSTRAANLTFDGRKRLFVGSGGRASGSRATRTTNSSSGVRLTPLGHRGERFCATPRRQNS from the coding sequence ATGGCCCCATGGCAGACGCTCGCACGGATCGCGGTGCCCCTCGCGGCCGCGATCTCGCTGGTGGCCATCTACCGCCTCGATGGCGGTGAGTGGGGCGAACGGCTCCGTGCGCGCTTTCTCGCCGGCATCCCGTGGGGAACGCTGCTCACGGCCGGGGGACTGTTGGGGGTCTACCTGTTCGTCCAGAACGGACTCGGGAGCTGGTACTGGCCGGTCGTGCTCCCGTTTCGGGCGTGGTCGTATCTCTACCCGCTCGGAATGGGCGTCGCGTCGTTCGCCCACGTCGGGCCAGGCCATCTCATCGGCAACCTCGTCGGCGTCTGCACGTTCGGCGTCGTCGCCGAGTACGCGTGGGGCCACTACCCGGCCGAGCGCGGCGCGTCGACGTTCTCCTCGCTCCGGACCAACCCCTTCGCCCGCGTGCTCGCCGTCCCCGCCGCGGCGGTCGCCGTCGGCCTGGTCGTGGCGGTGTTCTCGATCGGGCCGGTGATCGGCTTTTCTGGCGTGGTGTTCGCGTTCGCCGGGGTCGCGCTGGTGCGCTACCCGGTGACGACGGTGCTCGCGCTCTCGGCCGGGGGCGTCGTCCGCCTCGTGTACCGCGCGCTCCGGAACCCGGTGGTCGAGGCGAGCGCCGAACCCTCGTTCGGGACGCCGTGGTGGGCCGGGATCGCGATCCAGGCCCACGCCATCGGCCTCCTCATCGGGATCCTGATCGGCGTCGCGCTCTGTCGCCGGCGATCGGTTCGACCGCCGCCCGGCCGACTCTGGCTCGGCACCCTCCTGTTCGCCGTCGGCCAGTCGCTCTGGGCGGTCTACTGGTTCCGCGGCAACGGCGAGTACGTGCTCTTCCGGGCGGTCGGCGCGGTGCTCGTCTTCGGCCTCGCGCTCGTGGTCGCGGCGAGCGTCGCCGCGCCCGACCGCCTCACGCTCCCGCGGCCGGACGTTCCGCGCCTCGGGCGCATCGAGCGCCTCGGCGAACTCGGACGCGGCGGGACCATCAGACGCCGTGCAGCCTCGGCGGGCGTCATCGCCCTCGCGCTCGCGGTGCTCGCCGCGCCCGCCGTGCCGGTGAACCTCACGACCGTCGACGCACCGACCGAGGAGGTGTTCGCCTCCGGGGCCGGCACCGGTCCCCAGCCCGGGATCGACGCCGACGTCGCCGTCCGCGACTACACGGTGACGTACACCGAGAACATCACGAACCGGAAGGTGTCGGTGTTCGACGTCTCGGCGTTCGGGGAGACGACCCAGGTGCGAGCGAGCGGCGTGATCGTCGAGAGCGACGAGCGTCACGTCTGGACCACCGCAATCCAGGCGAGCGAGCTGGCGTTCGACGGGTGGTCCGTGGTCAAGCTCGGCGGGCTCGGCTGGAGCGAGACGGTAGCGGCCAAGCGCAACGGCTGGCAGGTCGTCGGCGGCGGCAACGCCTACAAGGTGTATCTCAACGGACCGGGCGAGGGTCGACAGCTCGCCTACCGCTCGGCCCCCGCGACCGCGGGCCCGGTCATCGCGGGCAAGAACGTCTCGCTCGCGCCCCGACAGAAGGGGTTCGACCTCGTCGTCTCGCGGAACAACGAGACGCTCGGCAGCGTGGCGCTGCCAGATCGGGGGAACAGCACCCGGGCGGCGAACCTCACCTTCGACGGAAGGAAGCGGCTGTTCGTCGGTTCGGGGGGACGCGCGTCCGGATCGCGAGCCACGAGGACTACGAATAGTTCGTCCGGGGTTCGATTGACGCCGCTCGGACATCGGGGCGAACGCTTTTGCGCGACGCCACGCAGGCAGAACTCATGA
- a CDS encoding METTL5 family protein — MSSVSALAQRLGVVAGFEDPQVGLEQYPTPPDLAAHLIHVADLQGDVEGRRVVDLGTGTGMLALGAALRGPESVVGVDIDPDPLRTARENERRVGTTADVSWVRADATDAPLRSRAESSAGTDDGSAQDDETPTTVVMNPPFGAQNANEHADRAFLATAARVATVSYSVHNANSSGFVEAFADDNAGKVTRAYGAELDLPRQFEFHDADSRTVDAEVFRIAWD; from the coding sequence ATGAGTTCCGTGAGCGCGCTGGCCCAGCGACTCGGGGTGGTTGCAGGGTTCGAGGACCCCCAAGTCGGTCTCGAACAGTACCCCACGCCGCCGGATCTCGCAGCCCACTTGATCCACGTCGCGGACCTGCAGGGCGACGTCGAGGGCCGGCGTGTGGTCGATCTCGGCACCGGCACCGGGATGCTCGCGCTCGGCGCGGCGCTCCGCGGGCCGGAATCAGTAGTGGGAGTCGACATCGACCCGGATCCGCTCCGGACCGCACGGGAAAACGAACGCCGGGTCGGCACCACCGCCGACGTCTCGTGGGTCAGGGCCGACGCCACCGACGCGCCGCTCCGCTCGCGGGCCGAATCGAGTGCGGGGACTGACGACGGTTCCGCCCAGGACGACGAAACGCCCACGACGGTCGTGATGAACCCGCCGTTCGGCGCGCAGAACGCGAACGAACACGCCGATCGGGCGTTCCTCGCCACGGCCGCGCGAGTGGCCACGGTCTCCTACTCGGTTCACAACGCCAATAGTTCAGGATTCGTCGAGGCGTTCGCCGACGACAACGCGGGCAAGGTGACCCGCGCCTACGGCGCGGAACTCGATCTCCCCCGACAGTTCGAGTTCCACGACGCCGATTCTCGCACTGTGGACGCCGAGGTCTTCCGGATCGCGTGGGATTAG
- a CDS encoding alpha/beta hydrolase produces the protein MAELDPQVRQVLDLLDQQRTPPTHGLSVGTAREQHDELFSMLDPQSVGDVQDLTIPGPERPIPVRVYAPDDRSDDAPGVFVTFHGGGWVVGDLDTHDPFCRAVTNAASCLVLSVDYRRAPEHPFPAAVEDCYAAVEWAADYAPDLGGDPERLAVGGDSAGGNLAAAVTLLARDRGGPDLCHQSLIYPAVNSVVGEEFDSYEENGEGYLLERESMKWYDERYIQDDLDARNEYAAPLLARDLSGLPPATVITAGFDPLRDEGIAYAERLEGAGVAVDHEHFPGMIHAFVSMLDVVDRAQDGIETVADGLRAAFDA, from the coding sequence ATGGCGGAACTCGATCCCCAGGTGCGACAGGTGCTCGATCTGCTCGACCAGCAGCGCACGCCGCCGACCCACGGCCTGTCGGTCGGAACCGCGCGCGAACAGCACGACGAGCTGTTCTCGATGCTCGACCCCCAGTCCGTCGGCGACGTGCAGGACCTCACGATTCCGGGGCCAGAACGCCCGATCCCGGTCCGCGTCTACGCGCCCGATGACCGTTCGGACGACGCTCCAGGGGTGTTCGTCACGTTCCACGGCGGCGGGTGGGTGGTCGGCGATCTCGACACCCACGACCCGTTCTGTCGTGCGGTGACGAACGCGGCGAGCTGTCTCGTGCTCTCGGTCGACTACCGCCGTGCGCCCGAGCACCCGTTCCCGGCGGCGGTCGAGGACTGCTACGCGGCCGTCGAGTGGGCCGCCGACTACGCACCGGATCTCGGCGGCGACCCCGAGAGGCTGGCGGTCGGCGGCGACAGCGCGGGCGGGAACCTCGCGGCCGCGGTCACGCTGCTCGCGCGCGACCGCGGCGGTCCCGACCTGTGTCACCAGTCGCTGATCTATCCGGCGGTGAACTCCGTCGTGGGTGAGGAGTTCGACTCCTACGAGGAGAACGGCGAGGGGTATCTCCTCGAACGCGAGAGCATGAAGTGGTACGACGAACGCTACATCCAGGACGACCTCGACGCACGCAACGAGTACGCCGCGCCGCTGTTGGCGCGCGATCTCTCCGGGCTGCCGCCCGCGACCGTGATCACCGCGGGGTTCGATCCGCTCCGCGACGAGGGGATCGCCTACGCCGAGCGGCTCGAAGGAGCGGGCGTCGCGGTCGACCACGAGCACTTCCCGGGGATGATCCACGCGTTCGTGAGCATGCTCGACGTCGTCGATCGGGCACAGGACGGGATCGAGACGGTCGCCGACGGTCTCCGGGCTGCGTTCGACGCGTAG
- a CDS encoding NUDIX domain-containing protein: protein MKIEPLLDELRVHASNGLEYADDPWEEERWERVLALVSEYTGEAVDLPPAEVRERFAEEVGHVTTKVGAEVAVFDGDEVLLLRRADDETWALPGGWVEPGEAPPAAAIRETKEETGLDVEPIELVDVYNRRSGEYGFHGQVNLLYRCRAVGGEIDPSHEALAVEYRRPAGIETWHADHESRVADVLAAR, encoded by the coding sequence ATGAAAATCGAACCGCTGCTCGACGAACTCCGAGTGCACGCGAGCAACGGGCTCGAATACGCCGACGACCCGTGGGAGGAGGAACGCTGGGAGCGCGTGCTCGCTCTCGTGAGCGAGTACACCGGCGAGGCCGTCGACCTCCCGCCGGCGGAAGTGCGCGAACGGTTCGCCGAAGAGGTCGGCCACGTCACGACGAAGGTCGGTGCGGAAGTAGCCGTGTTCGATGGCGACGAAGTACTCCTGCTCCGGCGCGCCGACGACGAGACGTGGGCACTGCCCGGCGGCTGGGTCGAGCCCGGTGAAGCGCCGCCGGCAGCGGCGATCCGGGAGACCAAGGAGGAAACCGGCCTCGACGTCGAACCGATCGAACTCGTCGACGTCTACAACCGGCGATCGGGCGAGTACGGGTTCCACGGTCAGGTCAATCTCCTCTATCGCTGTCGTGCCGTCGGTGGCGAGATCGATCCATCCCACGAGGCGCTCGCCGTCGAGTATCGGCGTCCCGCCGGGATCGAGACCTGGCACGCCGACCACGAATCGAGAGTCGCCGATGTGCTCGCCGCGCGCTAA
- a CDS encoding NADH:flavin oxidoreductase/NADH oxidase: MSEDLFAPLELRETSVPNRVMVSPMCQYSCEDRDGLATDWHLVHLGSRAVGGAGIVMTEATAVEARGRISPEDLGIWSDEHGAALAPVASFIEEQGSVPAIQLAHAGRKASKSRPWDGSEPLQPDDGGWETVAPSAAPWPYDDGATATAEMSQADIEDVIDSFGAAAERARDAGFAIAEVHAAHGYLLHEFLSPVTNHREDDYGGSFEDRTRIVREATAAVREVWPDEKPVFVRFSATDWLPDRESWTVEQSVQLADDLANLGVDLIDVSAGGLHPDQELPATGPGYQVPYAERIREESESGVAVGAVGGIESPEQADAIVRNGRADLAILAREHLHDPYFSLHAAETLDRPEGAEPPVQYRRGF; encoded by the coding sequence ATGTCGGAGGATCTGTTTGCGCCGCTCGAACTGCGCGAGACCAGCGTCCCGAACCGGGTGATGGTCTCGCCGATGTGTCAGTATTCGTGTGAGGATCGCGACGGTCTCGCGACCGACTGGCATCTCGTCCATCTCGGCAGCCGTGCGGTCGGCGGGGCCGGGATCGTGATGACCGAGGCGACCGCGGTCGAGGCGCGTGGCCGAATCTCGCCCGAGGACCTCGGGATCTGGAGCGACGAACACGGAGCGGCGCTCGCGCCGGTGGCATCGTTCATCGAGGAGCAGGGATCGGTGCCCGCGATCCAGCTCGCCCACGCCGGCCGGAAGGCCTCGAAGAGTAGGCCGTGGGACGGCAGCGAACCGCTCCAGCCCGACGACGGCGGCTGGGAGACGGTCGCGCCGAGCGCCGCACCGTGGCCCTACGACGACGGTGCGACGGCGACGGCCGAGATGAGCCAGGCGGACATCGAGGACGTGATCGATTCCTTCGGGGCAGCGGCCGAGCGCGCCCGCGACGCCGGGTTCGCGATCGCGGAGGTTCACGCCGCCCACGGCTACCTCCTCCACGAGTTCCTCTCGCCCGTCACCAACCACCGCGAGGACGACTACGGCGGATCGTTCGAGGACCGGACACGCATCGTTCGGGAGGCGACCGCCGCCGTCCGGGAGGTCTGGCCCGACGAAAAGCCAGTTTTCGTCCGGTTCTCGGCGACCGACTGGCTGCCCGACCGGGAGTCGTGGACGGTCGAACAGTCAGTACAACTCGCCGACGATCTCGCGAACCTGGGCGTGGACCTGATCGACGTGAGTGCGGGCGGGCTCCACCCCGACCAGGAGCTCCCGGCGACCGGACCGGGGTATCAGGTGCCGTACGCCGAGCGGATCCGCGAGGAGAGCGAGTCGGGGGTCGCGGTCGGGGCGGTCGGGGGGATCGAGAGTCCAGAGCAGGCCGACGCGATCGTGCGCAACGGACGGGCCGACCTCGCGATCCTCGCACGCGAACACCTCCACGATCCGTACTTCTCGCTCCACGCCGCGGAGACGCTCGATCGGCCCGAGGGAGCCGAGCCGCCGGTGCAGTACCGGCGCGGGTTCTGA